One part of the Girardinichthys multiradiatus isolate DD_20200921_A chromosome 10, DD_fGirMul_XY1, whole genome shotgun sequence genome encodes these proteins:
- the sgca gene encoding alpha-sarcoglycan, with protein MAGFRSWLFLSAVIAASLCGISAEIKVTIPVGRLFTYEVMREKFQNDFEPLSKLYTGLLHNVPMIFKCNKQGFPDLPEWLRFIQRHPFDNGFMYGTPTSPGKTFIEIYAINKHSYETARDLLVIKVVPEKMLLYQAEFFMQLREVEKVLPSSVQSEIKQDLQKLWNNEALEIVNITNALDRGGRVPLPLAGHYEGVYVKVGSKKYFSRCLQRVMTPEYQKQCARGAKVKVPGECNFCKIPSNCITWCKTELFDLTKLEPAPPVPTMGSGILEDGGYFDPPESPPSRDYFPDYIVTLIVPLIIAILLCLLLAYIMYGRREGVAKRNAKTNNIQLYHQHTIHVNTEELRSMAAHRGVPPPLSTLPMFNSRTGERASPLQSDSIPLIMAQQDPHSDTLPRK; from the exons ATGGCGGGATTCAGGAGCTGGCTTTTCCTTTCAGCAG TCATTGCTGCCAGCTTGTGTGGAATCAGCGCAGAAATCAAAGTTACCATTCCTGTGGGGAGGTTGTTTACATATGAAGTGATGAGAGAAAAATTCCAGAATGACTTTGAACCCCTGTCAAAGCTCTACA CTGGGCTTCTACACAATGTCCCCATGATTTTTAAGTGCAACAAGCAGGGGTTTCCTGACCTCCCAGAGTGGCTGCGCTTCATCCAAAGGCATCCCTTTGATAATGGCTTCATGTATGGCACTCCAACGTCACCAGGAAAAACTTTCATTGAG ATCTATGCAATCAACAAACACAGCTACGAAACAGCCAGAGATCTTCTTGTGATTAAAGTCGTTCCAG AGAAAATGCTGCTCTATCAAGCTGAGTTCTTCATGCAGCTGAGGGAGGTTGAGAAGGTGCTGCCCTCTTCTGTTCAAAGTGAGATAAAGCAGGATCTTCAGAAGCTGTGGAACAATGAGGCCTTGGAAATTGTCAACATTACCAACGCCCTCGATCGCGGAGGCAGAGTTCCCCTGCCTCTCGCAGGACACTATGAGGG TGTGTATGTGAAGGTGGGATCAAAGAAGTACTTCTCCAGATGTCTGCAGAGGGTGATGACTCCAGAGTACCAAAAGCAGTGCGCAAGAGGGGCCAAAGTAAAAGTACCTGGAGAATGCAACTTCTGCAAAATTCCCAGCAACTGCATAACCTGGTGCAAGACTGAGCTG TTTGACCTGACAAAGCTGGAGCCAGCACCACCTGTTCCCACAATGGGCTCTGGGATTTTAGAGGACGGGGGTTACTTCGATCCACCAGAGTCTCCCCCGAGCAGAGACTACTTTCCAGATTACATCGTAACCCTGATTGTGCCCCTGATCATTGCTATCCTTCTGTGTCTGCTGCTGGCCTACATCATGTATGGCAGGCGTGAGGGAGT tGCAAAAAggaatgcaaaaacaaacaa cattcagcTATACCACCAACACACCATCCACGTGAACACTGAGGAGCTGAGAAGCATGGCCGCCCACCGGGGGGTCCCTCCTCCTCTGTCTACACTGCCCATGTTCAACAGCCGAACAGGAGAGAGGGCTTCACCTTTGCAGTCCGACAGCATCCCTCTCATCATGGCCCAGCA GGATCCCCACAGTGACACACTGCCAAG GAAGTGA